GACAAGACGGCGTTCTTCAACATCGCCGGCACCGGCAAGCCCGGCAAGCTCATCGAGTACGACGAGACCGGCACGATCTTCACCACGCCGTCAGTGCAGGCCACCGAGGACTACGTCTCCGGTCGCTTCGGCTGAACCGGCGGGGCCGGCTTCCGATCCCCCGCGCGACGCGTGCTGTCAGTCGCGGGGGCTCAGCAGGTAGTCGTTGAGGGATGCCGTCAGGTCCGCATCGAGCGGCAGCTCGTGGCCGTCGACGGCCGCGATGGGCGCGGCCAGCCGCACACTGGAGACGAGCCACGCGGCATCCGCCGTCGCGAGGTCGGCCACGGGGATCGTCTCGTACGAGGTGCGGTAGCCCTGCGACTCCAGGTGCGCGAAGAGGCTGAGCTGCGTCGTGCCGTGCAGGATGCCGACGGCCGGAGCGGGCGTGACGAACGTGTCGCCGCGCCGGAGAACGAGGGATGCCGTCGGCGCCTCCAGCAGGAACCCGTCGCTCGAGACGAAGACGGCGTCGTCGGCTCCGCGGCGCTTCGCCTCCCGGATCGCGGCCATGTTGACGGCATACGACAGGGTCTTCGCCCCGAGCAGCAGCCACGGCGCACGAGCCGGCACGTCGAGGGCGTAGCCGCGGTCGAGCGTCGCCACCCGGATGCCGTCGGTCCGCG
This genomic window from Candidatus Microbacterium phytovorans contains:
- a CDS encoding aminodeoxychorismate lyase; the protein is MAWRYALLITPVAADDPATDFAGTFTDIDPAALALPVGELSAQRGDGVFESIGVVDGHPQEVEAHLQRLAHSASLADLPAPHAAQWRQAVARAAGHCGDGEAVIKLILSRGVEYGPAPTAWVTVADASDFAASRTDGIRVATLDRGYALDVPARAPWLLLGAKTLSYAVNMAAIREAKRRGADDAVFVSSDGFLLEAPTASLVLRRGDTFVTPAPAVGILHGTTQLSLFAHLESQGYRTSYETIPVADLATADAAWLVSSVRLAAPIAAVDGHELPLDADLTASLNDYLLSPRD